The following are from one region of the Geitlerinema sp. PCC 9228 genome:
- the rbfA gene encoding 30S ribosome-binding factor RbfA, producing MATNRRVARVASLIKQEISQMLLNDIKDDRVGAGMVSITAVDVSKDLQHAKIFVSIYGTEAAREETMAGLKAATGFVRSELGHRVRLRRTPEVRFIEDRSIERGTQVLSLIDRLQRERQEKEPVSEGSDAEANSSE from the coding sequence ATGGCTACCAATCGTCGCGTTGCTCGCGTAGCTTCGCTTATCAAACAAGAAATCAGCCAAATGCTGCTCAACGACATCAAAGACGATCGCGTTGGGGCAGGAATGGTGAGTATTACCGCCGTAGATGTTTCCAAAGACCTGCAACATGCCAAGATTTTTGTGAGTATCTACGGAACCGAAGCAGCTCGGGAAGAAACCATGGCTGGGTTGAAAGCTGCTACGGGATTTGTGCGCAGCGAGTTGGGTCATCGCGTGCGTTTGCGCCGCACCCCCGAAGTTCGATTCATCGAAGACCGTTCCATCGAACGCGGTACCCAAGTCCTCTCCCTGATCGATCGTTTGCAAAGGGAGCGTCAGGAAAAAGAGCCGGTATCTGAGGGCTCAGATGCCGAAGCAAACAGCTCGGAATAA
- a CDS encoding DUF751 family protein, which yields MNDFWANVSRYPRYFITIVLGIFFSFFGWLKPLLKNPVSAVALVGFLVSSFVFLYFTLAAMLGLHEAQPPA from the coding sequence ATGAATGATTTTTGGGCTAACGTTTCTCGCTACCCGCGTTACTTTATTACCATCGTTTTAGGGATTTTCTTTTCCTTTTTTGGTTGGTTAAAACCGCTGTTGAAAAATCCAGTGAGCGCGGTGGCGCTGGTGGGCTTTCTTGTATCCAGCTTCGTGTTTTTGTATTTTACCCTCGCGGCGATGCTGGGCTTGCACGAAGCACAACCACCGGCGTAA
- a CDS encoding peptidylprolyl isomerase: protein MDSQTLISIDNQHISVRQALQYLNATGELPQVIRKILRQHVVSQALADRDDLQLDAQQVEQAIINFRLKNQLVDPQRFEQWLQKQRTTYERFRQQVAESLKIARFKQEVTASDVEEIFEQNKSLFEQVVISRIVVSEKDFAEQLKQQLQENPDNFVSLVKEHSIARDRNRYGMLGPVPVGQLPKAIQEVVQDREIGEILGPVEYENNYQIFRIEDTIAASLSGELKQQLQEQAFERWWQQQLQETKITLHLDGSTQEGVPTDDPPVSEVEDPSNSPS from the coding sequence ATGGACTCCCAAACACTAATTTCCATTGACAACCAACATATCTCCGTGCGTCAGGCACTACAGTACCTCAATGCCACTGGGGAATTGCCGCAGGTAATCCGGAAAATTTTGCGCCAGCATGTGGTTTCGCAAGCCCTTGCCGACCGCGATGACCTGCAATTGGATGCCCAGCAAGTAGAACAAGCCATTATCAATTTTCGTTTGAAAAACCAACTTGTGGATCCGCAACGGTTCGAACAGTGGCTGCAAAAGCAACGCACTACTTACGAACGGTTTCGCCAACAGGTGGCGGAAAGCCTCAAAATTGCGCGGTTCAAGCAAGAAGTCACCGCCTCGGATGTGGAAGAAATTTTCGAGCAAAACAAATCCCTGTTCGAGCAAGTGGTGATTTCGCGGATTGTGGTTTCCGAGAAGGATTTTGCCGAGCAGCTCAAACAGCAGTTACAGGAAAATCCCGACAATTTCGTTTCTCTGGTGAAAGAACACTCCATTGCCAGAGACCGCAACCGCTACGGCATGCTGGGTCCGGTCCCTGTGGGGCAACTACCCAAAGCCATTCAAGAAGTGGTCCAAGACCGGGAAATTGGCGAAATTTTGGGACCAGTAGAATACGAAAACAACTATCAAATTTTCCGCATTGAAGATACCATTGCTGCTTCTCTTAGCGGCGAGTTAAAGCAACAACTTCAGGAGCAAGCTTTTGAAAGGTGGTGGCAGCAACAGTTGCAGGAGACGAAGATTACCTTGCATCTAGACGGCAGCACCCAAGAAGGCGTACCTACTGACGATCCGCCGGTTTCCGAGGTTGAGGACCCCTCCAACAGTCCCAGCTAG
- a CDS encoding TlyA family RNA methyltransferase: MAKDKKRLDVLLVERNFCSSRQQAQRCIRAGEVRVAREVVDKPGTEVPIAAEIHVKPRSLYVSRGGEKLAAALEAFPITVANRVCLDGGISTGGFTDCLLQNGARRVYGVDVGYGQVDWKLRNDPRLVLRERTNLRHLTAEQLYAPGAEFPDLGVADLSFISLVKVLPRLWELLQPPRDVILLVKPQFEVGRDRVGKKGVVRHSGDRAAAIAQVIEAARALGWNSQGVVPSPITGPAGNFEYLLWLNLRSPANPLDFQQLQEIAALGATTTSSHSQN; encoded by the coding sequence ATGGCGAAGGATAAAAAACGCTTGGATGTGCTTTTGGTAGAGCGAAATTTCTGTTCGTCGCGACAGCAAGCCCAACGTTGCATTCGGGCTGGGGAGGTAAGGGTGGCTCGGGAAGTTGTCGATAAGCCAGGAACGGAGGTTCCCATCGCAGCAGAAATTCATGTCAAACCGCGATCGCTTTATGTTTCCCGCGGTGGCGAAAAACTAGCCGCGGCTTTGGAAGCTTTTCCCATTACCGTTGCCAATCGCGTGTGTTTGGATGGCGGTATTTCTACCGGTGGGTTTACTGATTGTTTGCTGCAAAATGGGGCGCGGCGAGTTTATGGTGTGGATGTGGGCTACGGTCAGGTTGATTGGAAATTGCGCAACGACCCCCGATTGGTATTGCGAGAACGGACCAACCTGCGCCACCTGACGGCAGAACAGCTTTACGCACCTGGGGCGGAATTTCCGGATTTGGGGGTAGCCGACCTCTCGTTTATTTCCCTGGTGAAAGTATTGCCGAGGCTGTGGGAACTGCTGCAGCCACCGCGGGATGTCATTTTGCTGGTGAAACCGCAGTTTGAAGTGGGGCGCGATCGCGTGGGGAAAAAAGGCGTGGTTCGGCATAGTGGCGACCGGGCAGCCGCGATCGCCCAAGTTATAGAGGCTGCCCGTGCGTTAGGATGGAACAGTCAAGGAGTTGTGCCTTCTCCCATTACCGGACCGGCGGGCAATTTTGAGTACCTGTTGTGGCTGAACCTGCGATCGCCAGCGAACCCCCTTGATTTTCAGCAATTGCAAGAAATCGCTGCTCTTGGCGCAACAACCACCAGTTCCCATAGCCAAAATTAG
- a CDS encoding glycoside hydrolase family 3 N-terminal domain-containing protein, translating to MASSSLVAIDSLSLAQQVAQMVVVRASGHLFDVQIEYPAWEPPQATLREWIGAWGVGGVILLGGTAAEVWMRSRQLQSWSEIPLFVAADVEEGVGQRFAGATWFPPPMAIAEIARRDLSAARRYAWEMGEITARQAQALGINWILAPVVDVNNNPQNPVINVRAFGDTPEVVGELTQAFIRGSQQHSVLNAAKHFPGHGDTSVDSHLHLPTIPHSQQRWQQVERVPFARAIAAGVDAVMSAHLRMPAFDDRLPATLSPAILTGQLRQQMGFSGLIVTDALVMGAIANAYTPATAAVMAVEAGADILLMPSDPKATIEAVVEAVEAGRISRERIRASVARIWQAKSKIASSCWQHGGDPIPDLPATFHPSAQSLLVASSSQWGNGQLPPAGEQQTPCNVIVVDELLREEALKGHPPAIAVPWEKGYQLRLCDRFTPSVAYWELKGPVLVQLFARGHPFRGVAGMAPEVDVWLRQLLDRRQLQALVIYGSPYLRDRWFEILPEETVGLFSFGQMQAAQACLMEKIFA from the coding sequence ATGGCAAGTTCTTCTCTTGTGGCGATCGATTCTCTGTCGTTAGCACAGCAGGTGGCTCAGATGGTGGTAGTACGCGCCTCGGGCCACCTGTTTGATGTGCAAATTGAATACCCCGCTTGGGAACCGCCCCAAGCTACGTTGCGTGAGTGGATTGGTGCATGGGGGGTTGGTGGCGTTATTTTGTTGGGGGGTACGGCAGCGGAAGTTTGGATGCGATCGCGGCAGTTGCAGTCTTGGAGCGAGATTCCCCTATTTGTAGCGGCGGATGTGGAAGAAGGGGTGGGGCAGCGGTTTGCCGGAGCAACTTGGTTTCCCCCACCCATGGCGATCGCGGAAATTGCCCGTCGGGATTTGTCAGCGGCGCGCCGCTATGCTTGGGAAATGGGGGAAATTACGGCCCGCCAGGCACAAGCGTTGGGTATCAACTGGATTTTGGCACCGGTGGTAGATGTAAACAACAATCCCCAAAATCCGGTGATTAACGTGCGAGCTTTCGGGGATACTCCCGAGGTGGTTGGCGAACTTACCCAAGCATTTATTCGCGGCAGCCAGCAACATTCGGTATTGAACGCGGCCAAGCATTTTCCCGGTCACGGAGATACGAGCGTGGATTCCCATCTCCATTTGCCGACGATTCCCCACAGCCAGCAACGGTGGCAGCAGGTGGAACGGGTGCCGTTTGCCAGGGCGATCGCGGCTGGGGTGGATGCGGTAATGAGCGCTCACTTACGGATGCCAGCATTTGACGATCGCCTTCCCGCTACCCTGTCACCAGCGATTCTCACGGGGCAACTGCGCCAGCAAATGGGATTTTCTGGGTTGATTGTTACCGATGCGTTGGTGATGGGGGCGATCGCCAATGCTTACACGCCAGCTACGGCGGCGGTCATGGCGGTGGAAGCTGGTGCCGATATTTTGCTGATGCCCAGCGACCCCAAAGCCACAATTGAGGCGGTGGTGGAGGCGGTAGAGGCAGGTAGAATTTCCCGAGAGCGAATTCGGGCGTCGGTGGCACGGATTTGGCAAGCCAAAAGCAAAATTGCCAGTTCCTGTTGGCAGCATGGGGGCGATCCTATCCCCGATCTGCCGGCAACGTTCCATCCCAGTGCCCAATCGTTGCTGGTAGCTTCTAGCAGCCAATGGGGAAATGGGCAACTACCACCTGCCGGAGAACAGCAAACTCCCTGCAATGTCATTGTGGTGGATGAATTGCTGCGGGAAGAGGCGTTAAAAGGGCATCCCCCGGCGATCGCGGTTCCCTGGGAAAAGGGATATCAACTGCGACTGTGCGATCGCTTTACCCCCAGCGTGGCATATTGGGAACTGAAAGGACCGGTGTTGGTGCAGTTGTTTGCCCGGGGCCACCCTTTTCGCGGGGTGGCAGGTATGGCCCCGGAGGTGGATGTTTGGCTGCGGCAATTGCTTGACCGACGGCAACTGCAAGCTTTGGTTATTTATGGTAGCCCCTACCTACGCGATCGCTGGTTTGAAATTTTGCCCGAGGAGACAGTGGGTTTGTTTAGCTTTGGGCAGATGCAGGCAGCACAGGCTTGCTTGATGGAGAAAATTTTTGCTTGA
- a CDS encoding DUF4327 family protein: protein MTITTIPSNTYKNVHYSIDAIKEEARSLVYQGKVSRQQPIYTLCQFIPPREWAFVECELEECDYLLRDRIADLLGHEEWEND from the coding sequence ATGACTATTACCACCATTCCTAGCAACACTTACAAAAACGTTCACTACTCTATTGACGCCATCAAGGAGGAAGCTCGCAGTCTCGTTTATCAGGGCAAAGTTAGCCGCCAGCAGCCCATCTACACCCTTTGTCAGTTCATTCCGCCTCGGGAATGGGCTTTCGTGGAATGCGAACTAGAAGAGTGCGATTATTTGCTGCGCGATCGCATTGCTGATTTACTGGGACACGAAGAGTGGGAAAACGACTGA